One stretch of Streptomyces sp. R21 DNA includes these proteins:
- a CDS encoding AAA family ATPase: MTEWLIYEGTGGPDPDRIRRLPDPPPWRAFDAPVVPYEVPELDSTTRRRLGARNVPLPIQDSDTLELINAALYLRRPLLVTGEPGVGKSTLAHSIAYELDLGRVLEWPVVSRSELKDGLYTYDAIGRLQDAQLDRAAQPDEDPASQDIGRYIRLGPLGTALLAADRPRVLLIDELDKSDIDLPNDLLNVLEEGRFAIPELERIADRPGQETVRVLTDDGRRVAVTGGQVRCRAFPFVVMTSNRERDFPAPLLRRCIPLDLKAPREERLAALVQAHFGSGSYEDNHDIVDQFTEAEADGALRPTDQLLNAIFLAQHAARDGRHRREEISELLMQPLDRGPR; the protein is encoded by the coding sequence ATGACCGAGTGGCTCATCTACGAGGGCACCGGGGGGCCGGATCCGGACAGGATCCGGCGTCTGCCCGATCCACCGCCATGGCGTGCGTTCGACGCCCCGGTGGTGCCGTACGAGGTCCCGGAGCTCGACTCGACGACCCGCCGCAGACTCGGCGCGCGCAACGTCCCGCTGCCCATCCAGGACTCCGACACCCTCGAACTCATCAACGCCGCCCTCTACTTGAGGCGCCCCCTGCTCGTCACCGGCGAGCCGGGCGTCGGCAAGTCGACGCTCGCGCACTCCATCGCGTACGAACTCGATCTGGGCCGGGTCCTGGAATGGCCGGTCGTCAGCCGCAGCGAACTCAAGGACGGCCTCTACACGTACGACGCCATCGGCCGCCTCCAGGACGCCCAACTCGACCGCGCCGCACAGCCCGACGAGGACCCAGCCTCCCAGGACATCGGCCGCTACATCCGGCTCGGCCCGCTCGGCACCGCGCTCCTCGCCGCCGACCGGCCGCGGGTGCTGCTCATCGACGAACTCGACAAGAGCGACATCGACCTGCCCAACGACCTCCTGAACGTCCTGGAGGAGGGCAGGTTCGCCATCCCGGAGCTGGAGCGCATCGCCGACCGGCCCGGACAGGAGACCGTGCGCGTCCTCACCGACGACGGGCGGCGCGTGGCGGTCACCGGTGGCCAAGTCCGCTGCCGGGCCTTCCCGTTCGTCGTCATGACCAGCAACCGCGAACGCGACTTCCCCGCCCCGCTGCTGCGCCGCTGCATCCCGCTCGACCTCAAGGCACCGCGCGAGGAACGGCTCGCCGCGCTGGTGCAGGCGCACTTCGGCAGCGGCTCGTACGAGGACAACCACGACATCGTCGACCAGTTCACGGAGGCGGAGGCGGACGGCGCGCTGCGCCCCACCGACCAGCTCCTCAACGCCATCTTCCTCGCCCAGCACGCCGCACGCGACGGCCGGCACCGGCGCGAGGAGATCTCCGAGCTGCTGATGCAGCCCCTGGACCGCGGGCCCAGGTGA
- a CDS encoding SAV_2336 N-terminal domain-related protein has translation MSAKAPRSAPASGVSAELTALVARMREADIPPSVEELADALWLARWLPAPERPSAAPVPTGPAGPRPPTGTGDGGLPAPPPTPYQPHSESRPADRAGLFAPGPGDETAAGTPAMRPVRVPAAPALPEPLALQRGLRPLQRYRAPVRPVPRTLDENATAEQAAETGLLLPVLRTERRREARLLLLMDVSTSTVVWQQALDELRQVCERAGAFREVHVQYLHESEGGLPGCAAGPERSGPLHAPEQLCDPTGRRLTLVLSDCAGPMWRSGRMQRLLHRWASTAPVAVVQPLPQRMWLRTHLPARRGLLHRREGPAGQLEFTPDRGRPERAALPIPVLALRRGSVEGWARLIAGSTGQSLSTAAGWVRAEHAPSAAPVRAAEDISGEERVRAFWRPASQEARRLAVYLSAVPLYLPVMQLVQHAMLAGSGPEVLSEVLLSGLLKRREDAADPRAVRYDFLPGVAGELRSHLAVHEVELLFKHCSEYVERRFGRSARNFPAMAGEFLRGAVEPTGAGTSGGEEEPSGLRAFAEVSAEVLRDLGQRIPAPPLPPMDSEELVAKGRAAFARYEAEGLTRELDTAIGHFGEAVAYARREKGRLAAAEELAGALLARWRVRRVGEDLRDALEALGGSSPRTAAPRTQLLRGLIHWALAGELPGSGLDFEGISEDVRTWAREQDTAYPAERWASALLLHRADAALTEAMSGSMPIEPPSWHRLGAESYPTVRRAFAEQAAPLASPRGLFRADSAEEWYVRGLERAIASVKPLLDFSPAERGRLVCGRLWLDLARQYAGHGAVPAAAALDIAADAAQTAVDNLLAAVRSEDVLPAPERCRAWLDVASALEIVQPAREDGRERRLILGAVEQAMAAAGDDTALRYECHVWAARTYRARHDATGRDTDLDSSVAAWKEAVLLLDQDDPHTAGVLTEYGTALIARGQERSSAEDADAAVRILRSAVDETAETDPELPQRRIHLGIAHIVRFRITGALSDLYEADWIFGEAARTADAPGVAAQGWLRQADAAQQLAGRTGTVAQTYNAVTYYRKAADSALEDGDPGTAAIANVRRGAVFNGLGDVPRAEEAYREALRLTEDPERAALLHAMIDDLNTPHAETADE, from the coding sequence ATGTCCGCCAAGGCTCCCCGGAGCGCCCCGGCGAGCGGCGTGAGCGCAGAGCTCACGGCGCTGGTCGCGCGCATGCGCGAGGCGGACATCCCGCCGAGCGTCGAGGAGCTGGCGGACGCCCTGTGGCTGGCACGCTGGCTGCCCGCACCGGAGCGGCCGTCCGCCGCGCCCGTCCCCACCGGTCCCGCCGGGCCCAGACCGCCGACCGGGACCGGAGACGGGGGCCTCCCGGCGCCGCCGCCGACGCCCTACCAACCGCACAGTGAGTCCCGACCCGCCGACCGCGCGGGGCTGTTCGCACCCGGACCCGGTGATGAAACGGCGGCCGGGACCCCCGCCATGCGACCCGTCCGGGTGCCCGCCGCCCCCGCGCTGCCCGAACCCCTCGCCCTGCAACGGGGGTTACGCCCGCTCCAGCGCTATCGCGCGCCCGTACGCCCGGTGCCGCGCACCCTCGACGAGAACGCCACCGCCGAACAGGCCGCCGAGACAGGCCTCCTGCTGCCCGTCCTGCGCACCGAGCGCCGCCGCGAGGCCCGGCTGCTGCTCCTCATGGACGTCTCCACCTCGACCGTCGTATGGCAGCAGGCACTTGACGAGCTGCGCCAGGTCTGCGAGCGCGCCGGAGCCTTCCGCGAAGTGCACGTCCAGTACCTCCACGAGAGCGAGGGCGGACTGCCCGGCTGCGCCGCAGGACCCGAGCGCAGCGGCCCGCTGCACGCTCCCGAGCAGCTCTGCGACCCGACCGGGCGGCGCCTGACCCTCGTTCTCAGCGACTGCGCCGGGCCCATGTGGCGCAGCGGCCGTATGCAGCGGCTCCTGCACCGCTGGGCGTCCACGGCGCCCGTCGCCGTTGTACAGCCCTTGCCGCAGCGCATGTGGCTGCGCACCCATCTGCCCGCCCGCCGCGGACTGCTGCACCGGCGCGAAGGGCCCGCCGGACAGCTGGAGTTCACCCCGGACCGCGGCCGCCCCGAGCGCGCCGCGCTGCCGATCCCGGTGCTCGCGCTGCGCCGCGGCTCCGTGGAGGGCTGGGCCCGGCTGATCGCGGGCTCCACCGGGCAGTCGCTGTCCACCGCCGCGGGCTGGGTCCGCGCGGAGCACGCACCCTCGGCGGCGCCCGTGCGCGCCGCCGAGGACATCTCGGGCGAGGAGCGGGTACGGGCCTTCTGGCGCCCCGCGTCGCAGGAGGCCCGGCGGCTCGCGGTGTATCTGTCCGCGGTGCCGCTGTATCTGCCGGTGATGCAGCTCGTGCAGCATGCGATGCTCGCCGGGAGCGGCCCCGAGGTCCTCTCCGAAGTCCTGCTCAGCGGTCTGCTCAAGCGCCGCGAGGACGCCGCCGACCCGCGCGCCGTGCGCTACGACTTCCTGCCCGGCGTCGCCGGGGAACTCCGCTCGCACCTCGCCGTCCACGAGGTGGAGCTGCTGTTCAAGCACTGCTCGGAGTACGTGGAGCGGCGGTTCGGGCGCAGCGCGCGCAACTTCCCCGCGATGGCGGGGGAGTTCCTGCGCGGGGCGGTCGAGCCCACGGGGGCCGGGACGTCCGGCGGCGAGGAGGAGCCTTCGGGCCTGCGCGCCTTCGCCGAGGTGTCGGCGGAGGTGCTCCGCGACCTGGGACAGCGGATTCCCGCTCCGCCGCTGCCTCCCATGGACTCGGAGGAACTCGTCGCCAAGGGGCGCGCCGCGTTCGCCCGGTACGAGGCGGAGGGCCTGACGCGCGAACTCGACACCGCGATCGGGCACTTCGGGGAGGCCGTGGCGTATGCGCGCCGGGAGAAGGGGCGCCTCGCGGCAGCCGAGGAACTCGCGGGCGCCCTCCTGGCGCGCTGGCGGGTGAGGCGAGTGGGCGAGGACCTGCGAGACGCGTTGGAGGCGCTGGGAGGATCCTCGCCCCGCACGGCCGCGCCGCGCACGCAGTTGCTGCGAGGCCTGATCCACTGGGCCCTGGCGGGTGAACTGCCGGGCTCGGGGCTCGACTTCGAGGGGATCTCCGAAGACGTACGCACCTGGGCACGGGAACAGGACACCGCGTACCCGGCGGAGCGATGGGCCTCGGCCCTGCTGCTGCACAGGGCCGACGCGGCTCTGACGGAGGCCATGTCCGGCTCTATGCCGATCGAGCCGCCGAGTTGGCACCGGCTCGGGGCGGAGTCGTATCCGACCGTGCGGCGCGCCTTCGCCGAGCAGGCCGCGCCGCTGGCGAGCCCGCGCGGACTGTTCCGCGCCGACAGCGCGGAGGAATGGTACGTACGGGGGCTGGAGCGAGCCATCGCGAGCGTCAAGCCATTGCTGGACTTCTCGCCGGCCGAGCGCGGCCGTCTCGTCTGCGGACGGCTCTGGCTCGACCTGGCACGGCAGTACGCTGGACACGGAGCCGTGCCGGCGGCGGCCGCCCTGGACATCGCGGCCGACGCGGCCCAGACCGCCGTCGACAACCTCCTCGCGGCCGTACGCTCCGAGGACGTCCTCCCGGCCCCCGAGCGCTGCCGGGCCTGGCTGGACGTCGCCTCGGCCCTGGAGATCGTCCAGCCGGCGCGAGAGGACGGCCGTGAGCGCCGACTGATCCTCGGCGCCGTCGAGCAGGCCATGGCGGCGGCCGGTGACGACACCGCCCTGCGCTACGAATGCCATGTGTGGGCCGCCCGTACGTACCGCGCCCGCCATGACGCCACCGGTCGTGACACGGACCTCGACAGCTCCGTCGCCGCCTGGAAGGAGGCCGTGCTCCTGCTGGACCAGGACGACCCCCATACCGCCGGTGTCCTGACGGAGTACGGCACAGCCCTGATCGCACGAGGACAGGAGCGGAGCTCCGCGGAGGACGCCGACGCCGCCGTGCGCATCCTGCGCTCCGCGGTCGACGAGACGGCCGAGACGGACCCCGAGCTGCCTCAGCGGCGGATACATCTGGGCATAGCCCACATCGTGCGGTTCAGGATCACCGGGGCGCTCTCCGACCTCTACGAAGCCGACTGGATCTTCGGCGAGGCCGCCCGGACCGCGGACGCGCCAGGGGTGGCCGCGCAGGGCTGGCTCCGGCAAGCGGACGCGGCCCAGCAACTGGCCGGCCGCACCGGGACGGTCGCCCAGACGTACAACGCCGTCACGTACTACCGGAAGGCCGCGGACAGCGCTCTGGAGGACGGCGACCCCGGGACGGCGGCCATCGCGAACGTACGCCGGGGCGCGGTCTTCAATGGACTCGGTGACGTCCCCCGGGCCGAGGAGGCATACCGCGAGGCCCTGCGCCTCACGGAGGACCCGGAACGGGCAGCCTTGCTGCACGCCATGATCGACGACCTGAACACCCCGCACGCCGAAACGGCCGACGAGTGA
- a CDS encoding FxsB family cyclophane-forming radical SAM/SPASM peptide maturase, producing MTGRPVITHPSWPHALLDTSAHFPTPFRQFVLKVHSRCNLDCSYCYIYRGADTSWRERPARVAERTVHRTAARIAEHARAHELDAIRIELHGGEPLLAGPAPVLAYTEAVRAAVPRTTQVTATVQTNGTRLTEAALDRLADAGIRVGLSLDGGRAAHNARRTDRAGRPAWPAARAAAKRLAARPATYAGILCTIDLATDPRDVYRSLLGLDPPGVDFLLPHANWSSPPPRVARETPGRHRPRPTPYGDWLATVFDAWWDESRMRTRVRLFQEIAALLLGAPGGAEAVGLSPMAAVVVETDGAIEQVDSLRSAYQGAPETGLDVFRHSFERALRHPGIAARQLGERALAAECRGCPVHRVCGGGNYVHRYAPGTGFLHPSVYCADLERLIRHVAHRLSRTVTQSSSAPTEHL from the coding sequence ATGACCGGACGCCCGGTGATCACCCACCCCAGCTGGCCGCACGCACTCCTCGACACGTCGGCCCATTTCCCCACACCCTTCCGGCAGTTCGTGCTGAAGGTGCACAGCCGCTGCAACCTGGACTGCTCGTACTGCTACATCTACCGCGGCGCGGACACCAGTTGGCGCGAGCGACCGGCACGGGTCGCCGAGCGCACCGTGCACCGGACGGCGGCCCGCATCGCCGAGCATGCGCGTGCCCATGAACTCGACGCCATCCGCATCGAGTTGCACGGCGGCGAACCCCTCCTCGCCGGTCCCGCACCCGTCCTCGCGTACACCGAGGCCGTACGGGCCGCCGTGCCCCGCACCACCCAGGTCACCGCCACCGTGCAGACCAACGGCACCCGCCTCACCGAAGCCGCGCTCGACCGGCTCGCCGACGCCGGGATCCGGGTCGGCCTCAGCCTCGACGGCGGGCGCGCCGCCCACAACGCGCGCCGCACCGACCGCGCCGGACGCCCCGCCTGGCCCGCCGCCCGCGCCGCCGCCAAACGCCTCGCGGCGCGCCCGGCGACGTACGCGGGAATCCTCTGCACCATCGACCTCGCCACCGACCCCCGGGACGTCTACCGCTCTCTCCTCGGCCTGGACCCGCCCGGCGTGGACTTTCTTCTCCCGCACGCGAATTGGAGCAGCCCGCCGCCGCGCGTCGCCCGCGAGACACCCGGCCGGCACCGGCCCCGCCCCACCCCCTACGGGGACTGGCTCGCCACCGTCTTCGACGCGTGGTGGGACGAGAGCCGGATGCGCACCAGGGTGCGGCTCTTCCAGGAGATCGCGGCGCTGCTGCTCGGCGCGCCCGGCGGCGCCGAAGCCGTTGGGCTGTCGCCGATGGCCGCCGTGGTCGTCGAGACGGACGGGGCCATCGAACAGGTCGACTCGCTGCGCTCCGCCTACCAGGGGGCGCCGGAGACCGGGCTCGACGTGTTCCGGCACTCCTTCGAGCGGGCACTGCGCCATCCCGGCATCGCCGCACGCCAGTTGGGGGAGCGGGCCCTCGCCGCCGAATGCCGGGGCTGCCCGGTGCACCGGGTGTGCGGCGGCGGCAACTACGTGCACCGCTATGCCCCCGGCACGGGATTTCTGCACCCCAGCGTCTACTGCGCCGACCTCGAACGGCTCATACGCCATGTCGCGCACCGTCTGAGCCGCACGGTGACCCAGTCCAGTTCTGCTCCAACTGAGCATCTCTGA
- the fxsT gene encoding FxSxx-COOH system tetratricopeptide repeat protein — protein sequence MTAEHAHVTVVFAGQSESWAKWIDHQIRAAGRGSTLVRWNPLRRLPEPEALTELLSAPGRILLVIDDWHERLGAERFGAWAEVLREALPQHPDRIAAVSITAQPMPQAVIALAPVELRGLRPEVARSRVLECAGVPAPSTLVDLSRGPRFPDDPPAVWQAPRRNRRFIGRTELLEKVYGAFSAAGADGCSVALLGPGGVGKSQLALEYVHRFAGEYDIVWWVSAAGRVTARQKFAELAPRLGITDAGDLGATIRAVKGGLDATAQPWLLVLDGAGDPERVLDLVPEGRGHVLVTTHRSEWAAHAATMTVPVFERNESVAFVGRRTARLSDREAEQLADAVQDMPLLLDQMAGWLDLNRTASVDDYIRELQEGRPEGFGVLESAHYPQNFRVVWSTLYNSLRDDFRPAWDLLNLLSCFSPEVVPVRLLQTARHSDLPPGLADLVGEPSSWNTALRRLSEITSMRVEYEQGPRDIQTVGTLRMHRLFHRYVRSVLSPHDAARHSAAARKVLVSADPRDPGSAGNWARYADLIPHLEPSGALEAGDDDVRELVLNCIEYLRSRGEYHDGWWLSHQVVEHWRRASGDTDRSVLVAVHQLANMLRRLGRYPEAEEVGRETLRRLRGAQSVRPIEVIRAKDGLGGTLMALGRYAEARTLFEEAASDAAEELGGETVPRTLTIRSNLAVALGLQGRYVESLALHRRIFEARVDLLGGKHPLTLNSALRTSWMLRLLGSYREALAIQGHNSRVHSQVLDRTHSQTLHAEHNLALCARRDGDLQFAHAMMRGVREKVLRRRGALHPETLMVSCDYAMLLRQLDRIEQARELAETTATRYAAQLGDLHPYTIGARDNVATVMRDMGETRGALELSLRTTQQMEEAVGREHPWAIGCAKNAVAALAAVGDAETAATLGRDAAERAAHALGESHVLTISLKAGLAIDLSELGEPDEADQLHRDAVGRLTGLLGADHQHTRYILERQRPYWDFEPQPI from the coding sequence ATGACGGCGGAGCACGCTCACGTCACGGTGGTCTTCGCCGGCCAGAGCGAGTCGTGGGCCAAGTGGATCGACCACCAGATCAGGGCCGCGGGCCGCGGCAGCACACTCGTGCGCTGGAATCCGCTGCGCCGCCTTCCCGAACCCGAGGCCCTCACCGAGCTGCTCAGCGCTCCCGGACGCATCCTCCTCGTCATCGACGACTGGCACGAGCGCCTCGGGGCGGAACGCTTCGGGGCATGGGCCGAGGTGCTGCGCGAGGCCCTGCCGCAGCACCCGGACCGCATCGCCGCCGTCAGCATCACCGCCCAGCCCATGCCGCAGGCCGTCATCGCGCTCGCCCCCGTCGAACTGCGCGGACTGCGCCCCGAAGTGGCCCGCAGCCGCGTCCTGGAATGCGCCGGCGTCCCAGCGCCCAGCACCCTCGTCGACCTGTCCCGCGGCCCCCGCTTCCCCGACGACCCGCCGGCCGTATGGCAGGCGCCGCGCCGCAACCGCCGGTTCATCGGCCGCACCGAACTGCTGGAGAAGGTGTACGGCGCCTTCTCCGCCGCGGGCGCCGACGGCTGCTCCGTGGCGCTGCTCGGCCCCGGCGGCGTCGGCAAGAGCCAGCTGGCTCTGGAGTACGTCCACCGCTTCGCGGGGGAGTACGACATCGTGTGGTGGGTCAGCGCCGCCGGACGCGTCACCGCACGCCAGAAGTTCGCCGAACTGGCCCCCCGGCTCGGCATCACCGACGCCGGCGACCTGGGCGCCACCATCAGGGCCGTCAAGGGCGGACTCGACGCCACCGCACAACCCTGGCTGCTGGTCCTGGACGGGGCCGGCGACCCCGAGCGCGTCCTCGACCTCGTCCCCGAAGGCCGTGGCCATGTCCTGGTCACCACGCACCGCAGCGAGTGGGCGGCGCACGCCGCGACCATGACCGTGCCGGTCTTCGAACGGAACGAGAGCGTGGCGTTCGTCGGCCGGCGCACCGCGCGCCTGAGCGACCGTGAGGCGGAGCAACTCGCCGACGCCGTACAGGACATGCCGCTGCTGCTCGACCAGATGGCGGGCTGGCTCGACCTCAACCGCACCGCATCGGTGGACGACTACATCCGAGAGCTCCAGGAAGGCAGGCCGGAGGGCTTCGGCGTCCTGGAGTCCGCGCACTACCCGCAGAACTTCCGCGTCGTCTGGTCGACGCTCTACAACAGCCTGCGCGACGACTTCCGGCCCGCCTGGGACCTGCTGAACCTGCTCTCCTGCTTCTCTCCCGAAGTGGTGCCCGTACGGCTGCTGCAGACGGCCCGGCACAGCGACCTGCCGCCCGGCCTCGCCGACCTCGTCGGCGAACCCAGCAGCTGGAACACCGCGCTGCGAAGGCTCTCCGAGATCACCTCCATGCGCGTCGAGTACGAGCAGGGTCCGCGCGACATCCAGACCGTCGGCACCCTGCGCATGCACCGCCTCTTCCACCGGTACGTGCGCTCCGTGCTGTCCCCGCACGACGCCGCCCGCCACTCCGCCGCGGCCCGCAAGGTGCTCGTCTCCGCGGACCCGCGCGATCCGGGCTCCGCGGGCAACTGGGCGCGCTACGCCGACCTCATCCCGCACCTGGAGCCCTCCGGCGCCCTGGAGGCCGGGGACGACGACGTCCGCGAACTCGTCCTCAACTGCATCGAGTACCTGCGCAGCCGCGGCGAGTACCACGACGGCTGGTGGCTCAGCCATCAGGTCGTCGAGCACTGGCGCAGGGCATCGGGTGACACCGACCGCTCCGTCCTCGTCGCCGTCCACCAGCTCGCCAACATGCTGCGCAGGCTGGGGCGTTACCCGGAGGCCGAGGAAGTGGGCCGCGAGACCCTGCGCCGCCTCCGCGGCGCACAGAGCGTCCGGCCCATCGAGGTGATCCGCGCCAAGGACGGCCTCGGCGGCACCCTGATGGCGCTCGGCCGGTACGCGGAGGCACGCACCCTCTTCGAGGAGGCCGCCTCCGACGCCGCCGAGGAACTCGGCGGCGAGACCGTACCGCGCACCCTCACCATCCGCAGCAACCTCGCCGTGGCCCTCGGTCTGCAGGGTCGGTACGTCGAATCGCTCGCCCTGCACCGCAGGATCTTCGAGGCCCGGGTGGACCTGCTCGGCGGCAAGCACCCGCTCACCCTCAACTCGGCGCTACGCACCTCCTGGATGCTGCGGCTGCTCGGCAGCTACCGGGAGGCGCTCGCCATCCAGGGCCACAACTCCCGCGTCCACAGCCAGGTTCTGGACCGCACCCACAGCCAGACCCTGCATGCCGAGCACAACCTCGCCCTGTGCGCCCGCCGCGACGGCGACCTCCAGTTCGCGCATGCCATGATGCGCGGCGTCCGCGAGAAGGTGCTGCGCAGGCGCGGCGCCCTGCACCCGGAGACCCTGATGGTCTCCTGCGACTACGCCATGCTGCTGCGCCAGCTGGACCGGATCGAGCAGGCCAGGGAGCTGGCCGAGACCACGGCGACCCGCTATGCGGCCCAGCTCGGCGACCTGCATCCGTACACCATCGGGGCCCGGGACAACGTGGCCACCGTCATGCGGGACATGGGCGAGACGCGCGGCGCGCTGGAGCTGTCACTGCGCACGACACAGCAGATGGAGGAGGCCGTCGGGCGGGAGCACCCGTGGGCCATCGGCTGCGCGAAGAACGCGGTGGCCGCACTCGCCGCCGTCGGCGACGCCGAGACCGCCGCGACCCTCGGCCGGGACGCCGCCGAGCGCGCTGCCCACGCTCTCGGTGAAAGCCATGTGCTGACCATCAGCCTCAAGGCGGGGCTCGCCATCGACCTGTCCGAGCTGGGCGAGCCGGACGAGGCCGATCAGCTGCACCGGGACGCGGTCGGCCGGCTCACCGGGCTCCTCGGCGCCGACCACCAGCACACCCGCTACATCCTCGAACGGCAGCGCCCCTACTGGGACTTCGAGCCCCAGCCGATCTGA